GAACAATTGTGAGGCCTTTGCCTCATCTGCCAGATAAGGAATGAGTCTTTTCATCTTTAACACCCCCTCATTCCTTATATCGGCAAAATATTATTTATTAAGTACAAAGTTTAAAACATGAGCGAAGATAAAAACCTTGATTTTTTATATATCTATATGATATACTTTTGATATAGGGGGTGATGGGGAATGCAGGTTATAGATAAAAGGATAATAGTTAATTTGCCAGCAAAGCTTTATGAAGATATCAAAAAGATTGCAAAGAGGGAATATAAATCAATTTCTGGCTTGATAAGAGAATCTATTTTAGAAAGGATAGAAGAAGAATTTACAAAGGAAGAAATTGCCTTAATA
This bacterium DNA region includes the following protein-coding sequences:
- a CDS encoding ribbon-helix-helix protein, CopG family; protein product: MQVIDKRIIVNLPAKLYEDIKKIAKREYKSISGLIRESILERIEEEFTKEEIALIEKGLKSFKKGKGINLKRGKACLGLR